A region of Rhizorhabdus wittichii RW1 DNA encodes the following proteins:
- a CDS encoding Type IV secretory pathway VirJ component-like protein, with protein sequence MRRGLIGAALALALVGAGLTAYWGWLGYFGGDLYVPVRAERPPAPARAGLAAVIVSGDMGFKIGMGRQIAERLAADGVPVLGVNSLVYFRERRSPAQVRALIEEAVRRGLAFGHARRLLLIGQSYGADMVHVGLVGLPPALRAKIAMVALVVPTDTVIYRASPAEMLDLVPADAAAVDTGRRLDWVPLLCVQGREEADSLCPLLHQPNMRRIAMPGGHPLRRDADGLYRHLIAALPGAGA encoded by the coding sequence GTGAGGCGCGGGCTGATCGGCGCGGCGCTCGCCCTCGCCCTGGTTGGCGCGGGGCTGACCGCCTATTGGGGCTGGCTCGGCTATTTCGGCGGCGACCTCTACGTTCCGGTCCGGGCCGAACGCCCGCCCGCACCGGCGCGGGCGGGGCTGGCGGCGGTGATCGTCTCCGGCGACATGGGCTTCAAGATCGGGATGGGCCGCCAGATCGCCGAGCGGCTGGCCGCCGACGGCGTTCCGGTGCTGGGGGTCAATTCGCTGGTCTATTTCCGCGAGCGCCGGTCGCCCGCCCAGGTCCGCGCGCTGATCGAGGAGGCGGTGCGGCGCGGGCTGGCCTTCGGCCATGCGCGGCGCCTGCTGCTGATCGGCCAGTCCTATGGGGCGGACATGGTCCATGTCGGGCTGGTCGGGCTGCCGCCCGCCTTGCGGGCGAAGATCGCCATGGTCGCGCTGGTCGTGCCGACCGACACGGTGATCTACCGGGCGTCGCCGGCCGAGATGCTCGACCTGGTGCCGGCCGACGCGGCGGCGGTCGACACCGGCCGGCGGCTCGACTGGGTGCCGCTGCTCTGCGTCCAGGGGCGCGAGGAGGCCGACAGCCTCTGCCCGCTGCTCCACCAGCCCAACATGCGGCGGATCGCGATGCCGGGCGGCCATCCGTTGCGCCGTGACGCCGATGGCCTCTATCGCCACCTGATCGCCGCCTTGCCCGGCGCGGGCGCATGA
- a CDS encoding helix-turn-helix- domain containing protein, AraC type (SMART: helix-turn-helix- domain containing protein, AraC type) translates to MIEERKVWTPGDLPLDRWNRFASTEIDAVHQHMVHAFCPHDLSTEGGVPPIAFRHNQATLRSSTFNATDYGLPYGRVAVSIPPAEHCFLVQFVLSGQAQFGHQGRTFVLRPGQMSVLSPHEPIRQITDAGCRHFTVKLDRSHLEKLLNEDFGHRTRPLIFAPDPIAIDGLAGSFAQFVRAVVEDMDDGDSGFVHPRAIGTTEEMLGRLLLTSVPHNYSHDYAMEPRNVATPYYVRRAEELIRERYHEQLTLSDLITASGVSGRSLHFGFRRFRDDSPMGYLKRYRLERARAMLREVQGSGVTVTEVALANGFLHPSKFSQDYARRFGELPSFTLKKAHSA, encoded by the coding sequence ATGATCGAGGAACGCAAGGTCTGGACCCCGGGCGATCTTCCGCTCGACCGCTGGAACCGCTTCGCCAGCACCGAGATCGACGCGGTCCACCAGCATATGGTGCACGCCTTCTGCCCCCACGACCTGTCGACCGAGGGCGGCGTGCCGCCGATCGCCTTTCGCCACAACCAGGCGACGCTGCGGTCGAGCACCTTCAACGCGACCGATTACGGCCTGCCCTATGGCCGGGTGGCGGTGTCGATCCCGCCCGCCGAGCATTGCTTCCTCGTCCAGTTCGTCCTCAGCGGCCAGGCGCAGTTCGGACATCAGGGACGGACCTTCGTGCTGCGGCCCGGCCAGATGTCGGTGCTGAGCCCGCATGAGCCGATCCGCCAGATCACCGACGCCGGCTGCCGCCATTTCACCGTCAAGCTCGATCGCTCGCACCTCGAAAAGCTGCTCAACGAGGATTTCGGCCACCGCACCCGGCCGCTGATCTTCGCGCCCGATCCGATTGCGATCGACGGGCTCGCCGGCTCCTTCGCGCAGTTCGTGCGCGCGGTGGTCGAGGACATGGACGACGGCGATTCCGGCTTCGTCCATCCGCGCGCGATCGGCACGACCGAGGAGATGCTGGGCCGGCTGCTGCTCACCTCGGTGCCGCACAATTATTCGCACGACTATGCGATGGAGCCGCGCAACGTCGCGACGCCCTATTATGTGCGCCGCGCCGAGGAGCTGATCCGCGAGCGCTATCATGAGCAGCTCACCCTGTCCGACCTGATCACCGCCTCGGGCGTCAGCGGCCGTTCGCTGCATTTCGGCTTCCGGCGGTTCCGCGACGACAGCCCGATGGGCTATCTCAAGCGCTACCGGCTCGAACGGGCGCGGGCGATGCTCAGGGAGGTGCAGGGCAGCGGCGTGACCGTGACCGAGGTCGCGCTCGCCAACGGCTTCCTCCACCCCAGCAAATTCTCCCAGGATTATGCCCGCCGCTTCGGCGAGCTGCCCTCCTTCACCCTGAAGAAGGCCCATAGCGCCTGA
- a CDS encoding TonB-dependent receptor (PFAM: TonB-dependent receptor; TonB-dependent receptor, plug) — MTRSFVSTSSTIALTVAALLAGAPAAAQEATSAPAAAEADNGGLAEIVVTAQKREQNLQKVGISVTAVSGDQILERGISNSIDLITRTPSVDNYSPYGPGSSANIVIRGIGLNDFGEGHEAPVTVYVDEFYVVNVPAVDFALFDLDRAEILRGPQGTLFGRNSTGGLVHYVTKKPSQEAGGFVKGSYARFNELKLEGGVTAPLTDTLSARLSFLSHHSDGYIKNLNPQFAKDKGGQAGTDAVRLQLRYDDGDWDVLLKGEYGRTDKVHTYYEQTPSLRDPVTGLGSADPTGVDDAGYNEANFGAGKRNVAYTSNPQRLKSKGSTALLRAERDFGDVSFTSLTGYMHFTRNLEEDCDASPNTICVATFPYKSDTATQEFRAFGKGDGFNWTAGVYGLYSKARNNPNATFNVPVSGDTAVDPVTGLYNGAFFPINLAANWKMRTTSVAAFAQGEVELADRLTFTLGGRITRDSKKFDERDNASLRSCPGFPIPTNCFLPPNGPGIANPYRDTYKKTLISGKAALDFQVNADLLLFASVSRGTKAGGFNNGFYPGGVSTAQIPYRDENVIAYEIGEKATLFDRKLRFNTSFFYYDYNRYQTFNFEGIGGLLTNQSANAYGAEVEIQAAPVDHLELRFGGSWLETKIKDVRNGVPGGGVYVADREMSNAPKWTANGAIAYTVPLANDRSLVFNWDWNYRSSRYSNNFNDPSVKMPGYFKHNADISFNVNENWQLQAFVRNIGNKLAITKAFQFNDLGYVQYIYSEPRVFGASALYRF; from the coding sequence ATGACCAGATCCTTTGTTTCGACCTCCTCCACCATCGCCCTGACCGTCGCCGCGCTGCTGGCGGGCGCGCCGGCCGCCGCGCAGGAAGCGACGAGCGCCCCCGCCGCGGCCGAAGCCGACAATGGCGGCCTGGCCGAGATCGTCGTCACCGCGCAGAAGCGCGAGCAGAACCTCCAGAAGGTCGGCATCTCCGTCACCGCCGTCTCGGGCGACCAGATCCTCGAGCGCGGCATCTCCAACAGCATCGACCTGATCACCCGCACGCCGAGCGTCGACAATTATTCGCCCTACGGCCCGGGTTCGAGCGCCAACATCGTCATCCGCGGCATCGGCCTCAACGACTTCGGCGAGGGCCATGAGGCGCCGGTCACCGTCTATGTCGACGAATTCTACGTCGTGAACGTGCCGGCGGTCGACTTCGCGCTGTTCGACCTCGACCGCGCCGAGATCCTGCGCGGGCCGCAGGGCACGCTGTTCGGCCGCAACTCGACCGGCGGCCTCGTCCACTATGTCACCAAGAAGCCGAGCCAGGAGGCCGGCGGCTTCGTCAAGGGCAGCTATGCGCGCTTCAACGAGTTGAAGCTCGAAGGCGGCGTCACCGCGCCGCTGACCGACACGCTGTCGGCGCGCCTGTCCTTCCTGTCGCACCACAGCGACGGCTACATCAAGAACCTCAACCCGCAATTCGCCAAGGACAAGGGCGGCCAGGCCGGCACCGACGCGGTCCGCCTCCAGCTCCGCTACGACGACGGCGACTGGGACGTGCTGCTGAAGGGCGAATATGGCCGGACCGACAAGGTCCACACCTATTATGAGCAGACCCCCAGCCTGCGCGATCCGGTGACGGGGCTCGGCTCGGCCGATCCGACCGGGGTCGACGACGCCGGCTATAACGAGGCCAATTTCGGCGCGGGCAAGCGCAACGTCGCCTATACCAGCAACCCGCAGCGGCTGAAGTCGAAGGGCTCCACCGCGCTGCTCCGCGCCGAGCGCGACTTCGGCGACGTCAGCTTCACCTCGCTGACCGGCTACATGCACTTCACCCGCAACCTCGAAGAGGATTGCGACGCCAGCCCGAACACGATCTGCGTCGCCACCTTCCCGTATAAGAGCGACACCGCGACCCAGGAATTCCGCGCCTTCGGCAAGGGCGACGGCTTCAACTGGACGGCGGGCGTCTACGGCCTCTATTCGAAGGCGCGCAACAATCCCAACGCGACCTTCAACGTGCCGGTGTCGGGCGACACCGCGGTCGATCCGGTGACGGGCCTGTACAACGGTGCCTTCTTCCCGATCAACCTGGCGGCCAACTGGAAGATGCGGACGACCTCGGTCGCGGCCTTCGCGCAGGGCGAGGTGGAACTCGCCGATCGGCTGACCTTCACCCTCGGCGGCCGCATCACCCGCGACAGCAAGAAGTTCGACGAGCGCGACAACGCCTCGCTGCGGAGCTGCCCGGGCTTCCCGATCCCGACCAACTGCTTCCTGCCGCCGAACGGGCCGGGCATCGCCAACCCCTATCGGGACACCTACAAGAAGACGCTGATCTCGGGTAAGGCCGCGCTTGATTTCCAGGTGAACGCCGACCTGCTGCTGTTCGCCAGCGTGTCGCGCGGCACCAAGGCCGGCGGCTTCAACAACGGCTTCTATCCGGGCGGCGTCAGCACCGCGCAGATCCCCTATCGCGACGAGAATGTCATCGCCTATGAGATCGGCGAGAAGGCGACGCTGTTCGACCGCAAGCTGCGCTTCAACACCTCCTTCTTCTACTATGACTATAACCGCTACCAGACCTTCAACTTCGAGGGGATCGGCGGCCTGCTGACCAACCAGAGCGCCAATGCCTATGGCGCCGAGGTCGAGATCCAGGCGGCGCCGGTCGACCATCTGGAGCTGCGCTTCGGCGGTTCGTGGCTGGAGACGAAGATCAAGGACGTCCGCAACGGCGTGCCCGGCGGCGGGGTCTATGTCGCCGACCGCGAGATGTCGAACGCGCCGAAATGGACCGCCAACGGCGCGATCGCCTACACCGTGCCGCTCGCCAACGACCGCTCGCTGGTGTTCAACTGGGACTGGAACTATCGCTCCAGCCGCTACTCGAACAACTTCAACGATCCGTCGGTGAAGATGCCGGGCTATTTCAAGCATAATGCCGACATCTCGTTCAACGTGAACGAGAACTGGCAGCTCCAGGCCTTCGTTCGCAACATCGGCAACAAGCTGGCGATCACCAAGGCGTTCCAGTTCAACGACCTCGGCTATGTCCAGTATATCTATTCCGAGCCGCGGGTGTTCGGCGCGAGCGCGCTGTACCGGTTCTGA
- a CDS encoding Aldehyde dehydrogenase (NAD(+)) (PFAM: aldehyde dehydrogenase): MTLANDYSLLSDAARSFASGRRELFIDGEWRAPRAGRYRPVIDPSHGGAIAEVAEADAADVDDAVRAARRAFETGPWPAMRPHEREALMLRLAELIAAEAATIAQIETVNSGKLIQNTRLFDADFSVHTLRYMAGWATKLHGKTMELSVPYLPGARFSGFTRLQPLGVVAGIAPWNVPLCEAVWKLAPVLATGCTIVLKPAEQTPLTTLRLAELCAEAGIPAGVVNVVTGSGAVAGAALVEHPGVDKINFTGSTEVGRIIAGSAGPRLKKYNLELGGKSPVVIAADADLDAAIPGAAWAILGNHGQNCCAGSRLYVHRSIFDTVVEGVAEIAASLKIGPGLDPSTGLGPMVSHAHRDRVLGYVERGVADGGSLFFGGEAIDDPGAYLRPAIIVGARPTDAVVQEEIFGPVLVATPFDDMDDVMPQVNGTSFGLGASIWSRDFDLIEDFVDRVQAGTVWINNHNTLDLSLPFGGWKQSGVGHELGEEGLMSHLAIKAGVVRR, encoded by the coding sequence ATGACCCTCGCCAACGACTATAGCCTGTTGTCCGACGCCGCCCGTTCCTTCGCGAGCGGCAGGCGGGAGCTGTTCATCGACGGGGAATGGCGGGCGCCGCGTGCCGGCCGCTACCGTCCGGTGATCGATCCCAGCCATGGCGGGGCGATCGCCGAGGTGGCCGAGGCCGATGCCGCCGACGTCGACGACGCGGTCCGCGCCGCGCGGCGCGCCTTCGAAACCGGCCCCTGGCCGGCGATGCGCCCGCACGAGCGCGAGGCGCTGATGTTGCGGCTCGCCGAGCTGATCGCCGCCGAGGCCGCGACCATCGCGCAGATCGAGACGGTCAACAGCGGCAAGCTGATCCAGAACACGCGCCTGTTCGACGCCGACTTCTCGGTCCACACGCTGCGCTACATGGCGGGCTGGGCGACCAAGCTCCACGGCAAGACCATGGAACTGTCGGTGCCCTATCTGCCGGGCGCGCGCTTCTCGGGCTTCACCCGGCTCCAGCCGCTCGGCGTCGTCGCGGGCATCGCGCCCTGGAACGTGCCGCTGTGCGAGGCGGTGTGGAAGCTGGCGCCGGTGCTCGCCACCGGCTGCACCATCGTCCTCAAGCCCGCCGAGCAGACCCCGCTCACCACGCTGCGCCTCGCCGAGCTGTGCGCCGAGGCGGGTATCCCGGCCGGTGTCGTCAACGTCGTCACCGGCAGCGGCGCGGTCGCCGGCGCGGCGCTGGTCGAGCATCCGGGAGTCGACAAGATCAACTTCACCGGATCGACCGAGGTCGGCCGGATCATCGCCGGATCGGCCGGCCCGCGCCTCAAGAAGTATAATCTCGAACTGGGCGGCAAGTCGCCGGTGGTGATCGCCGCCGACGCCGACCTGGATGCGGCGATCCCCGGCGCGGCCTGGGCGATCCTCGGCAATCACGGCCAGAATTGCTGCGCTGGATCGCGCCTCTACGTCCATCGCTCGATCTTCGACACGGTGGTCGAGGGCGTCGCGGAGATCGCCGCCAGCCTGAAGATCGGTCCCGGCCTCGACCCGTCGACCGGCCTCGGCCCGATGGTCAGCCATGCGCATCGCGACCGGGTGCTCGGCTATGTCGAGCGCGGCGTGGCGGATGGCGGATCGCTGTTCTTCGGCGGCGAGGCGATCGACGATCCGGGCGCCTATCTGCGCCCCGCGATCATCGTCGGCGCCAGGCCGACCGACGCGGTGGTGCAGGAGGAGATATTCGGCCCCGTCCTCGTCGCCACGCCGTTCGACGACATGGACGACGTGATGCCGCAGGTGAACGGCACCAGCTTCGGGCTGGGCGCCAGCATCTGGTCGCGAGACTTCGACCTGATCGAGGATTTCGTCGATCGCGTGCAGGCGGGCACCGTCTGGATCAACAACCACAACACGCTCGATCTGTCGCTGCCCTTCGGCGGCTGGAAGCAGTCGGGGGTCGGTCATGAGCTGGGCGAGGAGGGGTTGATGTCCCACCTCGCGATCAAGGCCGGCGTGGTCCGGCGCTGA
- a CDS encoding FAD linked oxidase domain protein (PFAM: FAD linked oxidase domain protein), translating to MILDKPLALPKLDRRGFLAGTATLATLSAAGLLPAPAGAAVDAREVERLQARVKGKVVARDTELYEPWRRSMIWQTQKFPRNPEIIVQAESVEDVVAAVNHARENKRRITTRAGGHSFCGCFMRDDGMLVDVSRLSTIEIDAGKREAIVGPGVIGRRLQEELGRQGLAFPTAHCGMVPVSGFLLGGGLGWNGNAWGGMSVYNILEVEIVTADGQVRTASETENPDLFWAVRGGGPGLFGVVTSFRLRVHTAPKAMRSHTYIFPFTASAEVAAAMEEIGPKLPLNVELIGVITAAPPGMEKACSATGCDQVFILQSVAFVDSEAAALAGMAALKDHPVTKRAIARIENAQESFENLYYGNEVPFPQRRYCVDNIYADSLAKPIEVFIRRMPQSPSRVTAPVLLYKGRPELPDGACATKGNFYVSCYAQWDDPAADKANKDFMVAMYEELQPLGTGSYINELNQEGRIHRIRECYTADGWRKLGALRRKYDPGLVFHTFYGLEPDLPQA from the coding sequence ATGATCCTCGACAAACCCCTCGCATTGCCGAAGCTCGATCGCCGCGGCTTCCTGGCCGGCACGGCGACGCTCGCCACTCTCTCGGCGGCGGGGCTGCTGCCTGCCCCGGCCGGCGCCGCAGTCGACGCCAGGGAGGTCGAGCGGCTCCAGGCCAGGGTGAAGGGCAAGGTCGTCGCGCGCGACACCGAGCTGTACGAGCCGTGGCGCCGGAGCATGATCTGGCAGACCCAGAAATTCCCGCGCAACCCGGAGATCATCGTCCAGGCCGAAAGCGTCGAGGACGTGGTCGCGGCGGTGAACCATGCGCGCGAGAACAAGCGGCGCATCACCACCCGCGCGGGCGGGCACAGCTTCTGCGGCTGTTTCATGCGCGACGACGGCATGCTCGTCGACGTGTCGCGCCTGTCGACGATCGAGATCGACGCAGGCAAGCGCGAGGCGATCGTCGGCCCCGGCGTGATCGGCCGGCGGCTTCAGGAGGAGCTGGGCCGGCAGGGGCTCGCCTTCCCGACCGCGCATTGCGGCATGGTGCCGGTCAGTGGCTTCCTGCTCGGCGGCGGGCTCGGCTGGAACGGCAACGCCTGGGGCGGGATGAGCGTCTACAACATCCTCGAGGTCGAGATCGTCACCGCCGACGGCCAGGTGCGGACCGCCAGCGAGACCGAGAATCCCGACCTGTTCTGGGCGGTGCGCGGTGGCGGCCCCGGCCTTTTCGGGGTGGTCACAAGCTTCAGGCTGCGTGTCCACACCGCGCCGAAGGCGATGCGCTCGCACACCTATATCTTCCCTTTCACCGCGAGCGCCGAGGTCGCCGCCGCGATGGAGGAGATCGGGCCGAAGCTGCCGCTGAACGTCGAGTTGATCGGCGTCATCACCGCCGCCCCGCCGGGCATGGAGAAGGCATGCAGCGCCACCGGCTGCGACCAGGTGTTCATCCTGCAAAGCGTCGCCTTCGTCGACAGCGAGGCGGCGGCGCTGGCGGGCATGGCCGCGCTCAAGGACCACCCCGTCACGAAGCGCGCGATCGCCAGGATCGAGAACGCGCAGGAGAGTTTCGAGAATCTCTATTACGGCAACGAGGTGCCGTTCCCGCAGCGCCGCTACTGCGTCGACAACATCTATGCGGACAGCCTCGCCAAGCCGATCGAGGTGTTCATTCGCCGCATGCCGCAATCGCCGTCGCGCGTCACCGCGCCGGTGCTGCTCTACAAGGGACGGCCCGAGTTGCCCGACGGCGCCTGCGCGACCAAGGGCAATTTCTACGTCTCCTGCTACGCGCAGTGGGACGATCCGGCGGCCGACAAGGCCAACAAGGACTTCATGGTCGCGATGTATGAGGAGCTGCAGCCGCTCGGCACCGGCAGCTACATCAACGAGCTGAACCAGGAAGGCCGCATCCACCGCATCCGCGAATGCTACACCGCCGACGGCTGGCGCAAGCTGGGCGCGCTGCGGCGGAAATACGACCCCGGCCTCGTCTTCCACACTTTCTACGGGCTCGAGCCCGACCTTCCCCAAGCCTGA
- a CDS encoding Limonene-1,2-epoxide hydrolase (PFAM: Limonene-1,2-epoxide hydrolase) has protein sequence MSSTGTAIVGAFFAAFGAGDVPGAMALLAPDVRWTLHAHGIPWGGTYKGPEGVGDFFARFGEFAEPIEMTPKSMAEAEGLVYVRGIERSKVKATGKDYAVEWVHVIGTGDGRITSFDEYLDSAAIAAAMR, from the coding sequence ATGTCTTCTACCGGAACGGCCATCGTCGGCGCCTTCTTCGCCGCCTTCGGAGCGGGCGACGTCCCCGGCGCGATGGCGCTGCTCGCGCCTGACGTCCGCTGGACCCTGCACGCCCACGGGATTCCGTGGGGCGGCACCTATAAGGGCCCCGAGGGCGTCGGCGACTTCTTCGCCAGGTTCGGCGAGTTCGCCGAGCCGATCGAGATGACGCCGAAGTCGATGGCGGAGGCGGAGGGCCTCGTCTACGTGCGCGGCATCGAGCGCAGCAAGGTCAAGGCGACCGGCAAGGACTATGCGGTCGAGTGGGTCCATGTGATCGGCACCGGCGACGGCAGGATCACCAGCTTCGACGAATATCTCGACAGCGCCGCGATCGCGGCAGCGATGCGCTGA
- a CDS encoding cytochrome c, class I (PFAM: cytochrome c, class I), protein MRAPVILIGAAAVVAAAAGCSTATPAPEASSPVARGRAYYTTCQGCHGNAGEGFAGMKAPRLAGLPADYVAEQLILYRKDLRGGPADFQGVQMNGRAKALPDEQAVHDVAAYIATLPSPPPAKVVATKGEAGATLYESCAACHGARGEGNAELGAPPLAGTDADYLARQLRNFRKGIRGREGDEKGRQMAAAAAILPDEAAIDAVAAHAGALR, encoded by the coding sequence ATGCGGGCGCCCGTCATCCTCATCGGCGCGGCGGCGGTCGTGGCGGCGGCGGCGGGCTGCTCCACCGCCACGCCCGCGCCGGAGGCCTCGTCGCCGGTCGCCCGCGGCCGGGCCTATTACACCACCTGCCAGGGCTGCCACGGCAATGCCGGCGAGGGCTTCGCCGGCATGAAGGCGCCGCGCCTCGCGGGCCTGCCGGCGGACTATGTCGCCGAGCAGCTCATCCTCTACCGCAAGGACCTGCGCGGCGGCCCCGCCGACTTCCAGGGCGTGCAGATGAACGGCCGCGCCAAGGCGCTGCCCGACGAGCAGGCGGTGCACGACGTCGCCGCCTATATCGCGACGCTGCCGTCCCCGCCGCCGGCCAAGGTGGTGGCGACGAAGGGCGAGGCGGGGGCGACGCTCTACGAAAGCTGCGCCGCCTGCCATGGCGCGCGCGGCGAGGGCAATGCCGAACTCGGCGCGCCGCCGCTGGCGGGTACCGACGCCGACTATCTCGCGCGGCAGCTCCGCAATTTCAGGAAGGGCATTCGCGGGCGCGAGGGCGACGAGAAGGGCCGGCAGATGGCCGCCGCCGCCGCGATCCTGCCCGACGAGGCGGCGATCGACGCGGTCGCGGCCCATGCCGGCGCGCTGCGCTAG
- a CDS encoding glucose-methanol-choline oxidoreductase (PFAM: glucose-methanol-choline oxidoreductase; GMC oxidoreductase), producing MQMEGAEFDYIVVGAGSAGSVIAARLSERADVSVLLIEAGGSDNRFWLKIPVGYGRTITDPTVNWKYMTEPNPALGGRRIYWPRGKTLGGSSSINGLIYIRGQAQDYDQWRQLGNEGWGYDDVLPFFRRAEDQENGEDRYHGVGGPLSVTNLVERNPLCDALIGSAEANGVPHNPDFNGAAQEGVGYYQATIRNGARCSTSVAYLNPVKRRPNLTILTEAQAEKVLFDGPRANGLRVRRRGESFTVRSRRELILSGGSVNSPQLLLLSGVGPAAELKALGIDPVHDLPGVGENLQDHYGGQITWRCNQPITMNDIMLSKRKQLFAGLTWLLFRDGPLSVPAGQAGLFARVSPGAATPDVQFLFQTFSGGYYEDGLFKFSGFANFICPVRPQSRGRLSLASADPFEAPRLAPNYFAHEADRRIAVEGLKLARRIAATPPLADFISAEHLPGGDVRSDDEIEAYFRETGGCVSHQVGTCKMGKDRMAVVDSRLRVHGVQGLRVADASIMPTLISGNTNAASIMIGEKAAQMIADDA from the coding sequence ATGCAGATGGAAGGTGCCGAGTTCGACTACATCGTGGTCGGGGCGGGCTCGGCGGGTAGCGTGATCGCGGCGCGGTTGAGCGAGCGGGCGGACGTCAGCGTCCTGCTGATCGAGGCGGGCGGCAGCGACAACCGCTTCTGGCTCAAGATCCCGGTCGGCTACGGACGCACCATCACCGATCCCACGGTGAACTGGAAGTACATGACCGAGCCCAATCCGGCGCTCGGCGGCCGCCGCATCTACTGGCCGCGCGGCAAGACGCTGGGCGGGTCGAGCAGCATCAACGGCCTGATCTACATCCGCGGCCAGGCGCAGGACTACGACCAGTGGCGCCAGCTCGGCAACGAGGGCTGGGGCTATGACGACGTGCTGCCCTTCTTCCGCCGCGCCGAAGACCAGGAGAATGGCGAGGATCGCTATCATGGCGTCGGCGGCCCGCTGAGCGTCACCAACCTGGTCGAGCGGAACCCGCTGTGCGACGCGCTGATCGGCAGCGCGGAGGCCAACGGCGTCCCGCACAATCCCGACTTCAACGGCGCCGCGCAGGAGGGCGTCGGCTATTATCAGGCGACGATCCGCAACGGTGCGCGCTGCTCGACCTCGGTCGCCTATCTGAACCCGGTCAAGCGCCGCCCGAACCTGACGATCCTGACCGAGGCCCAGGCCGAGAAGGTCCTGTTCGACGGCCCGCGCGCGAACGGCCTGCGCGTGCGGCGACGCGGCGAGAGCTTCACGGTCAGGAGCCGGCGCGAGCTGATCCTGTCGGGCGGCTCGGTCAACTCGCCCCAGCTCCTGCTGCTGTCGGGCGTCGGCCCGGCGGCCGAGCTGAAGGCGCTGGGGATCGACCCGGTCCACGACCTGCCCGGCGTCGGCGAGAACCTCCAGGACCATTATGGCGGGCAGATCACCTGGCGCTGCAACCAGCCGATCACGATGAACGACATCATGCTCAGCAAGCGCAAGCAGCTTTTCGCCGGGCTGACCTGGCTGTTGTTCCGCGACGGTCCGCTGTCGGTGCCGGCGGGGCAGGCGGGGCTGTTCGCCCGCGTCTCGCCGGGGGCGGCGACGCCCGACGTCCAGTTCCTGTTCCAGACCTTCAGCGGCGGCTATTATGAGGACGGGCTGTTCAAATTCTCGGGCTTCGCCAACTTCATCTGCCCGGTCCGGCCGCAGAGCCGCGGGCGGCTGAGCCTGGCCAGCGCCGACCCGTTCGAGGCGCCGCGCCTCGCGCCCAATTATTTCGCGCATGAGGCCGACCGGCGAATCGCGGTCGAGGGGCTCAAGCTTGCGCGCCGGATCGCGGCGACCCCGCCGCTCGCCGACTTCATCTCGGCCGAGCATCTGCCCGGCGGCGACGTGCGCTCCGACGACGAGATCGAGGCCTATTTCCGCGAGACCGGCGGCTGCGTCTCGCACCAGGTCGGGACCTGCAAGATGGGCAAGGACCGGATGGCGGTGGTGGACAGCCGGCTGCGCGTCCACGGCGTTCAGGGGCTGCGCGTCGCCGATGCGTCGATCATGCCGACGCTGATATCGGGCAACACCAACGCGGCGAGCATCATGATCGGCGAGAAGGCGGCGCAGATGATCGCGGACGACGCCTGA
- a CDS encoding metallophosphoesterase (PFAM: metallophosphoesterase) codes for MAIRDLLSPSRWKRPRHAAPEGQRWYAIGDIHGCYELLNALIRTIDSDDEQRGVADTRLLFLGDYIDRGPNSRGVIELMMKLDLGDDKVVFLMGNHEEVLLATAEGNRRAAALLHKMGGRETLLSYGVSAQDYDYADPPGIVDMVRSAIPREHLDWLAALRSSYRAGGYFFAHAGIRPGIPLADQAPSDMRWIRRDFLSHAASHGPMVVHGHSVTTEIDERANRIGIDTGAYASGRLTALGIEGAQRWYLQTGTPDA; via the coding sequence ATGGCCATTCGCGACCTTCTGTCGCCTTCGCGCTGGAAGCGCCCCCGCCACGCCGCGCCCGAAGGCCAGCGCTGGTATGCGATCGGCGACATCCATGGCTGCTACGAGTTGCTCAACGCGCTGATCCGCACGATCGACAGCGACGACGAACAGCGCGGCGTCGCCGATACCCGGCTGCTCTTCCTCGGCGACTATATCGATCGCGGCCCGAATTCACGCGGCGTGATCGAGCTGATGATGAAGCTCGACCTCGGCGACGACAAGGTCGTGTTCCTGATGGGCAACCATGAGGAGGTCCTGCTCGCCACCGCCGAGGGCAATCGCCGCGCCGCCGCGCTGCTCCACAAGATGGGCGGCCGCGAAACGCTGCTCAGCTACGGCGTCTCGGCGCAGGACTACGACTATGCCGATCCGCCGGGGATCGTCGACATGGTCCGCTCCGCCATCCCCCGCGAGCATCTCGACTGGCTGGCGGCGCTGCGCAGTTCCTACCGCGCCGGCGGATATTTCTTCGCCCATGCCGGCATCCGCCCCGGCATCCCGCTCGCCGACCAGGCCCCGAGCGACATGCGGTGGATTCGGCGCGACTTCCTTTCGCACGCCGCCAGCCATGGCCCGATGGTGGTGCACGGCCATTCGGTGACGACCGAGATCGACGAGCGCGCCAACCGCATCGGCATCGACACCGGCGCCTATGCCAGCGGCCGCCTCACCGCGCTCGGCATCGAGGGCGCGCAGCGCTGGTATCTCCAGACGGGTACGCCCGACGCCTGA